The Synechococcus sp. MVIR-18-1 region CGGAACCGCCCGCGAATGCCTGCGCCACCCAGGGGTAATGCACCTCGACCTGGTGGAGATCGACGGCCGGGTTGTAGATCTCAGCCAAGAGCACCTGCCTTCAATCGGTGGCGGGTGCTGGAACGACCCCCGCTTTCACCTGCATGTAGGTGATGGAATCGCCTGGGCCGCTGAAGCCGAAGACGCCTCTTACGACGTTGTTTTAGTGGATGGATCCGATCCCACAGGGCCCGCCGAAGGCCTGTTCAACCGAGCCTTCTTCAGCAACTGTTGCCGCATCCTCAAGCCGGGGGGGGTGTTTGCCACTCAAAGCGAATCACCCGAAGCCTTCCGCCAAGTGCACATCGACATGGTGAAGCTCATTCGCGAGCTATTTGGCCACGCTGATCCTCTCTATGGCTGGGTCCCGATGTATCCAAGTGGTTGGTGGAGCTGGACCTTTGCAGCCAAGGATGGGCCCCGCTATTTCACTGTTCAAAGCGAGCGCGCCGCAGCCGTGGCCGAAGGCTGTGCGATCTGGAGTCCCCGCTGGCAGCAAGGAGCCTTCAACACCATTCCAGCCTTCATTGAACGGGAACTCAATCCATGACCAATCCAACAACCCAAACGATTGATCAGAGCCTGTTTGACGACGAAGGCGCCATTTTCATGGGAGCACGGCGCAATCCAAGCGGATGCCGAGTGGCCTTATTTGGCGTTCCCTATGACGGCACCACCTCATTCCGCCCTGGCACTCGATTTGGCCCAGCCGCAATTCGTGAGGTGAGCACAGGTCTTGAGACCTACTGCCCCCAGCTGGATCGAGACCTCGAAGACCTCGCATACGCCGACATTGGAGCTGTTGAGATTCCCTACGGCGATCCAGAGCCCGTTGTGGATGCCGTGTGCCATGCCACCAGCACCGTGCTTGCTGCAGGCATGAAACCGCTGATGCTTGGCGGTGAGCATTCCATCAGTTCTGGTGCGGTTGCAGCTGTGGCGAAACAGCACCCCGATCTCGTACTGGTGCAACTCGATGCCCATGCCGACTTACGGCATGAGTGGCTTGGGGCCCGTCACAGCCACGCCTGTGCCATGCGCCGCTGTTTGGAGGTGCTTCCCAGCAAGCAGCTCATGCAGATTGCGATCCGCAGCGGCACCCGTGATGAATTCAAAGAGCTCCAGAGCAGCGGACGCCTGATTTCAGTGCAAGACATTCCGAATCGCATGAGCGAGCTCAGGGGACGGCCGATCTACCTCACGGTGGACCTCGACTGGTTTGACCCTGCCGTGATGCCCGGGACAGGGACCCCCGAACCAGGTGGATTTGTTTGGAACGATTTTGCAGCTGTGATCAACGAGCTACGCCATCACCGCCTCATGGGCGCAGACGTGGTGGAACTCGCTCCCCAACTCGATCCGAGTGGGATCAGTAGCGTCTTGGCCGCCAAAGTCACCCGCAGCCTGCTGCTGTTGATGGCTTAGTCGGTCACGTTTCAAAAGCTCAGGGATCAAGGCGTACGTGAACATCCACCTCGCCTTCACAATCAATGCAGCAATCAGCAACTACCTAGAAAATATGAAAAGAACGAACCTAAACGACAGGATTTATTAATTCCTAAATCTAAATTTCAAAAATTTTCAAAGAGCTGCAAGCCAACCAGTTCAATCCTCAGAGCCGAACTTTTAATTCGACATCCTGATCAGACGTTTGCATCGAATCACAAAGATCCAACTGACGATCCAAGGGGATCAATAAGGGCTCCTGAAGATTGAACTCAGGAAGGGATGGTGGACGACTCGTCCAGTGATGACAAAACACCTGGTTCGCCAACTCCGCATGAACAGAAAGTCGTCGTAAGCGACACCACCCAGACCCTGTTGCTGCAGGAGGTGTGCAATGCACGCAGGATTGGCAACTTGACTGAGTCACATCACACCTGCGCAAACGTGAAATCAGGCTAAGGACGCTTGCCAAAGCGGACCACAAAACCGCCGCAATCTGCTGCTTTGCTTCCAATTCCAGGATGAATTCCTATGGACGCGCAAATTGGTTCATAGGATTTAGGCGCTAGCGCTTCGGTCATGGATCAGAACCTCACACCGCTCCATGACCTCTGCCTCGCGGCTGGAGGTCGAATGGTGTCGTTCGCTGGATGGGAGATGCCCGTCCAGTTTTCAGGGCTGATGGCTGAACACAAGGCCGTACGCACCGGTAGCGGCATGTTCGATATCTCCCACATGGGAGTTCTACGGATTGAAGGTGCCAATCCCAAAGATGCTTTGCAACATCTTGTTCCGAGTGATCTGCACCGAATCGGTCCTGGCCAAGCCTGCTATTCGGTCTTGCTGAATGAACAAGGCGGAATCATTGATGACTTAATCATTTACGACCTCGGGCCATCGTTGCTGGACGCGAGCCACGAAACCTTGCTGGTTGTGATCAATGCAGCTTGCGCAGAAACCGACACCGCCTGGATTCGCCAACATCTTGAAGGAACTGATCTGCAGGTCCTCGACGAAAAGAAGGATGGCGTCTTGCTCGCTCTCCAAGGGCCAAAGGCAATCGGCCTCCTGGAGCGATTAAGTGGCAGCGATCTCAGCGAACTGCCGCGCTTCGGCCACTGCAGTCTCAACATTCAAGGGCTCACAGCTCCAGTCTTCACAGGACGCACGGGCTACACGGGAGAAGATGGCGTGGAGTTGCTTCTCAAGGCAGACGACGGACGCAAGCTATGGCAGCACTTGCTCGAGGAGGGTGTGACACCTTGCGGCCTAGGCGCTCGCGACACCCTGCGTCTGGAGGCAGCCATGCATCTCTATGGCCAAGACATGGACGCTGCCACCACACCCTTTGAGGCGGGCTTGGGATGGCTGGTGCATCTGGAAATGCCCGCCACTTTTATCGGGAGGAAAGCCCTTGAGCAAGCCGCTGAACAGGGACCGTCCAAGCGTCTCGTGGGATTGAAACTTCAAGGCCGTTCCAT contains the following coding sequences:
- the gcvT gene encoding glycine cleavage system aminomethyltransferase GcvT, which codes for MDQNLTPLHDLCLAAGGRMVSFAGWEMPVQFSGLMAEHKAVRTGSGMFDISHMGVLRIEGANPKDALQHLVPSDLHRIGPGQACYSVLLNEQGGIIDDLIIYDLGPSLLDASHETLLVVINAACAETDTAWIRQHLEGTDLQVLDEKKDGVLLALQGPKAIGLLERLSGSDLSELPRFGHCSLNIQGLTAPVFTGRTGYTGEDGVELLLKADDGRKLWQHLLEEGVTPCGLGARDTLRLEAAMHLYGQDMDAATTPFEAGLGWLVHLEMPATFIGRKALEQAAEQGPSKRLVGLKLQGRSIARHDYPVIHNGSTVGVVTSGSWSPTLQEPIALASLPPALAKLGTELSVEIRGQLQPATVVKRPFYRRS
- the speE gene encoding polyamine aminopropyltransferase, which translates into the protein MTTAPETSGNWIDEHHNGVRYGLEGRVLVDETSPFQRITVIDSQRYGKGLLLDGCWMTAEHQERHYHESLVHPALCTAEAIERVLVIGGGDGGTARECLRHPGVMHLDLVEIDGRVVDLSQEHLPSIGGGCWNDPRFHLHVGDGIAWAAEAEDASYDVVLVDGSDPTGPAEGLFNRAFFSNCCRILKPGGVFATQSESPEAFRQVHIDMVKLIRELFGHADPLYGWVPMYPSGWWSWTFAAKDGPRYFTVQSERAAAVAEGCAIWSPRWQQGAFNTIPAFIERELNP
- the speB gene encoding agmatinase — protein: MTNPTTQTIDQSLFDDEGAIFMGARRNPSGCRVALFGVPYDGTTSFRPGTRFGPAAIREVSTGLETYCPQLDRDLEDLAYADIGAVEIPYGDPEPVVDAVCHATSTVLAAGMKPLMLGGEHSISSGAVAAVAKQHPDLVLVQLDAHADLRHEWLGARHSHACAMRRCLEVLPSKQLMQIAIRSGTRDEFKELQSSGRLISVQDIPNRMSELRGRPIYLTVDLDWFDPAVMPGTGTPEPGGFVWNDFAAVINELRHHRLMGADVVELAPQLDPSGISSVLAAKVTRSLLLLMA